ATTGTTTTAGAATTGAAGCAGTCAAATGATACTTACTCAGAGAAGTTGCAGTCCAATAAGTACATTGAAAAAGACCTCATCAACTTGAGCTGGAAGATAAAGGAACTTGGGGACTTAAATGAAATGGGAAGATCCTTGCATACAGAAGTTAATTTATTGTATAGCAGATTGGAAGCTGGTCAGTGCTTTTGGGAGCAAGAAAACATTCCTAGACTCTTGACAGATATTCGGAAGAAGTTACGTTCCTTTATTAAAGGAATAACACGCCACCAACGTACTGCAGCAACCCATATTTTGGTTTTCATGATTAGCCAAGAGATGCGAAGAACAAAACCATATGCGATACCAGTTCAGTGTATACCATACAAGGGCTTGTCTGATTTAAAAGTTCGTGAGCTCTCCAACAGGATTATTGAAGAAATGACTAAGAGGAAGATGAAGGTGGCAGGTGAACTACAGTGTGGGTATTTCTTCATGCCacttattttaaatttattaggaTTCACTACAGATGGCGAGTGGAATTCTCTACGGAGTAAAGGGAATACTCGTCCATTGTCTGTGTTTCAAGTCCTTAGTGATGCCAGAAGAAAGTATTCGCGTACAGGGCTACAGACAATGATTGGAATGTTGAGTCCATTGTGTAAGCTAAATTTAATTCAATTATTTAGTATATCTTTGTATGTTGATTTTACAATTAGGTAATGCTGACGGAGTTGTTACAGCACGTGTTCATAATGATGCTGTGCATACAGACCTACTCAATCAAATTCATGGGTGGATTACGGCAGGTGCAAAACAAGATGATGTAATTGAGCGACTCAGGTTAAAGACCGTGCCTACAGGCTATAATGTTCATACCTGGATACAAGGTATGTACATCTTAAAATCTATATGCTTGAAATGGTATTTACTGTTGCAGGTAAAGATGAGACGCAAGTAGACAAGTTGAGATCCATTTTGGCCCAGTTGGAATATAAGCACCAAATAGATCTGTGGCACTCCAAAGGAATTCCTTTCAAAGATTATTTGTATGTTCCGGAAGTACATCCAATCACGGGACTTCAGTTTTGTGAACGAGAGGATGAAGCTCACATATTGAAGGTACGTGATAGTTCCACAATTTCTAATGTGCTAAAGCACCTATGTATAGGATTGTCAATAATAGCTCCTTAGGGTTAGTGTTTGGCTGAGAAATTTATATGCTTTATAATGAGCAGCCAGCTTTTGTTATTGAGataatgcatatatttttaAATCCATGTAGCGCATTGGACACAGTCTTAGAACCGGAGGACATGCTGACATAGAGTTAGAAAGGTTTCAGGAAGCTTTACATGACTCGTCTGCTGGGCTGACTTACACAGCTCTATCAGGTGTCCGTAAACAATCTGTAGAGGACGTAGAGAGACTGTTTAGCAAGTCTTTAGTGAAATGGATGGAGGAGAAGGAATACAATGCAGAGGCCCAACATCTTAGGATTGTCTGTAACTGGAGACGTGCCTGTGATGAAAGGGGGCTTACAAGGGTACAACGTAGTGAATTTAACAACGATTTTCTGAATTACCTGCTTGATGATTTAATGCCTTGGCACAAAGAAGAGAAACTAAGAGATTTTAGTTTACTGGAAGTTAACAGGTATATTACATGCAGCTTGGTATGTTTATGACAATGTATTTCTGGTGTTTAGAAGCATTGCGGGTGTGAGAGGGTTCAGTAGGGAGACAATAATTGCACTTGCTGCTAACATTGAATCTCGTGAGTGGAGGTGTAAATACCTTGCTGCTAACAATGAACCACCCGAGCACCCCAGGGCAAGTACAACCGATGACGTGGAGTGTTTCTTTAGTGTTTTGCGGGATAGTGTGGGAAAAGATTTCACACTGAAAGAGGTGAATAGCATTGCATCTTATACACTAACTCATGCTTTATCATGCAGGTTCAATTTGGCTGGAGAAGAGTTGTACATGAGTTTGCTAAAAGGCTTGATCCAGAATTGCCTTTTTATTACTACACGTCATCTCGAAGTCGTTTTTATGAGGGAGAAATGCCTGATTTTGATACGAAAGGAAACAAAAGTTCCAAGCCAAAGCGTATACCTCAGTATGAATTGCTCGGATCTAACAATAGAGTTACACTTTCTGTCCGTAAATCTACTTCAATCAGAACCTCCTTTCACAATTTACCAGTCAAGCTACCACCACCACCTGG
The nucleotide sequence above comes from Dysidea avara chromosome 3, odDysAvar1.4, whole genome shotgun sequence. Encoded proteins:
- the LOC136251366 gene encoding uncharacterized protein isoform X2, which translates into the protein MDGQDCARACTPENSTQKRARSSPTLQTPHREPKRIPLRQQDQNRNSLSPRVLSQTFRNRSNHIHNPKPKERWTDSELRALTDFVLFHCEGNAWPAHKREDFWGSASEFVQARSGLSTCRTAQACRFQVVGGLSKKYKTPKEAEADFCGQDSTARVTPVNEPMRSAQNSPAPDTGNENPPTFADLFSSLPEDTQLQTLSGLFSSYLLSCHDLQVPDDFLCHSANAMLQLRLNKCTNVLYNLAKGMGTLREDNTDSKFPMKRMPMGLVEYAASFFACDDLREISCPPDYRSWQQSMYCQFGQKWTKLLRGPMWSVVFSGQSSEEAENNSHSQSTMKALVNIPALSDRTMRRDIESSNIHLNSQIQISVLDEAARSSPEAWWWLKADGCDITKGLKESVKQQWSGDVDLNDGCLQQQFKGYKQRLEEADKVGLQKDRAGEDLDRTLQDLVKDLDFIYSELKQSNDTYSEKLQSNKYIEKDLINLSWKIKELGDLNEMGRSLHTEVNLLYSRLEAGQCFWEQENIPRLLTDIRKKLRSFIKGITRHQRTAATHILVFMISQEMRRTKPYAIPVQCIPYKGLSDLKVRELSNRIIEEMTKRKMKVAGFTTDGEWNSLRSKGNTRPLSVFQVLSDARRKYSRTGLQTMIGMLSPLCNADGVVTARVHNDAVHTDLLNQIHGWITAGAKQDDVIERLRLKTVPTGYNVHTWIQGKDETQVDKLRSILAQLEYKHQIDLWHSKGIPFKDYLYVPEVHPITGLQFCEREDEAHILKRIGHSLRTGGHADIELERFQEALHDSSAGLTYTALSGVRKQSVEDVERLFSKSLVKWMEEKEYNAEAQHLRIVCNWRRACDERGLTRVQRSEFNNDFLNYLLDDLMPWHKEEKLRDFSLLEVNRSIAGVRGFSRETIIALAANIESREWRCKYLAANNEPPEHPRASTTDDVECFFSVLRDSVGKDFTLKEVQFGWRRVVHEFAKRLDPELPFYYYTSSRSRFYEGEMPDFDTKGNKSSKPKRIPQYELLGSNNRVTLSVRKSTSIRTSFHNLPVKLPPPPGTVYQLTDEHSYSIHKK
- the LOC136251366 gene encoding uncharacterized protein isoform X1 is translated as MDGQDCARACTPENSTQKRARSSPTLQTPHREPKRIPLRQQDQNRNSLSPRVLSQTFRNRSNHIHNPKPKERWTDSELRALTDFVLFHCEGNAWPAHKREDFWGSASEFVQARSGLSTCRTAQACRFQVVGGLSKKYKTPKEAEADFCGQDSTARVTPVNEPMRSAQNSPAPDTGNENPPTFADLFSSLPEDTQLQTLSGLFSSYLLSCHDLQVPDDFLCHSANAMLQLRLNKCTNVLYNLAKGMGTLREDNTDSKFPMKRMPMGLVEYAASFFACDDLREVIFCKEIRLLISFHTQISCPPDYRSWQQSMYCQFGQKWTKLLRGPMWSVVFSGQSSEEAENNSHSQSTMKALVNIPALSDRTMRRDIESSNIHLNSQIQISVLDEAARSSPEAWWWLKADGCDITKGLKESVKQQWSGDVDLNDGCLQQQFKGYKQRLEEADKVGLQKDRAGEDLDRTLQDLVKDLDFIYSELKQSNDTYSEKLQSNKYIEKDLINLSWKIKELGDLNEMGRSLHTEVNLLYSRLEAGQCFWEQENIPRLLTDIRKKLRSFIKGITRHQRTAATHILVFMISQEMRRTKPYAIPVQCIPYKGLSDLKVRELSNRIIEEMTKRKMKVAGFTTDGEWNSLRSKGNTRPLSVFQVLSDARRKYSRTGLQTMIGMLSPLCNADGVVTARVHNDAVHTDLLNQIHGWITAGAKQDDVIERLRLKTVPTGYNVHTWIQGKDETQVDKLRSILAQLEYKHQIDLWHSKGIPFKDYLYVPEVHPITGLQFCEREDEAHILKRIGHSLRTGGHADIELERFQEALHDSSAGLTYTALSGVRKQSVEDVERLFSKSLVKWMEEKEYNAEAQHLRIVCNWRRACDERGLTRVQRSEFNNDFLNYLLDDLMPWHKEEKLRDFSLLEVNRSIAGVRGFSRETIIALAANIESREWRCKYLAANNEPPEHPRASTTDDVECFFSVLRDSVGKDFTLKEVQFGWRRVVHEFAKRLDPELPFYYYTSSRSRFYEGEMPDFDTKGNKSSKPKRIPQYELLGSNNRVTLSVRKSTSIRTSFHNLPVKLPPPPGTVYQLTDEHSYSIHKK